CCCCCGACAACCATGAAGCAAATCTCATATAGCTCCAAGTCCGACAAGCATCCGTGAATCAGTGCCTATGTGATATCAAAACCTGTTTGAGCATCTGCGCATCCGGAAAGCCAAGGATAACTGCCACATGATGCATGTCTTGACATGATTTTGGTCAGCAATAATAAAGACTCGTTCGTAGTTTCTGCAAATCTCCACCCTTGCGTGTCGAAAAAAATCTCAAAAGTCGTTTTCTGCTCATCTTTTTCTTTCCCCAAACAAAACTGAGTCCGCCATGAAAATACGATTTTTCCAGAAGATTCGTCTCCTTGCCTTCTCTTTGCTGATCCTGTCGGTCAGTCTTGGAACCGCGGCCACCGTCCGGGCTCACCCGCATGTCTGGGTTGATTATGCCATTGAGGCCCGATTCGATCAAAACGGTCTGACCGGCTTCCACCATCGTTGGATTTTTGACGAGATGTTCAGCAATCAGATCATGGAGATGTTCGACTTGCCCGGCGACGGCAATTTCTCCGCCGCGCAAATCGAGCAGGTCCGGCAAGAGGCGTTTGATTACCTGCGGGAGTACAACTACTTCATCCACATCAAAGTCGACGGGACGGACTTTATCGTTCAGTACGTCCGGGATTTCCACGTCACCACCCAGGGGCATCAGATCGTCTATGAATTCTTCGTGCCGTGCACGGTGGCGGCCGCGGACGCGCCCAAGTCCGTTCATCTGCTCGTGGCGGACATGGAATATTTTGTGGACATGGCCTTCGTCGCCGAAACCCTGGAAATCCAGGGGCAGGAATTCGTGGAAGTATCCCACACTTTCACCAGTGGCGACCCCTTCTCCTTCTGGGGCGGGGCATGGACACCGGAACATTTTGCTCTGCGGTTTCACAAAGCATCATGAAGGTCTCAATCGCCCTTGCTTTCCTTTTCACATGGCTGGCCTGCTCCGGGCCGGCCCTGGCTCAGAACCCTTTCCTCACCCCGCCGTCCCAGGAGCGCAAACAGGACCAGGGAAATCAGCACGGCCTGGACCAGGAACAACAGGCTTCCGATCCCCGTGTGCAGACCGCACCCAGAACCGCCCCCCGGATGGCGCCTCCTTTCTTCTCGAAAATCACCGCCGTCCAGCGGGATTTACGCCAGAAAATGACCACCTATTCCAGGCAGATTCAGGAGACGCCTTTCGGCAGGGCCACCTGGCAACTGATGGCCTTGTCCCTGCTGTACGGCATCATCCACGCCTTGGGACCAGGCCATGGCAAATCCATTGTCTGCTCATATTTCCTTTCCCGG
The sequence above is drawn from the Desulfonatronum thiosulfatophilum genome and encodes:
- a CDS encoding DUF1007 family protein; the encoded protein is MKIRFFQKIRLLAFSLLILSVSLGTAATVRAHPHVWVDYAIEARFDQNGLTGFHHRWIFDEMFSNQIMEMFDLPGDGNFSAAQIEQVRQEAFDYLREYNYFIHIKVDGTDFIVQYVRDFHVTTQGHQIVYEFFVPCTVAAADAPKSVHLLVADMEYFVDMAFVAETLEIQGQEFVEVSHTFTSGDPFSFWGGAWTPEHFALRFHKAS